One window of the bacterium genome contains the following:
- a CDS encoding FemAB family XrtA/PEP-CTERM system-associated protein translates to MEVRAAVADDAERWDCYVDGSPAAAAYHRFGWKGVVERSFGHRTHYLLAESGGGVAGVLPLVRLKSRLFGNFLVSMPFVTYGGVCADDQEARVALLREAVNIARRENASHIELRHREPLDLGLPAKTAKVSMHLGLPDSADHLLKSFDAKLRSQIRRPAKDGMTVRSGRADELDAFYDVFAANMRDLGTPVYAKDFFRNILEEFPDSTWIRTVYTRDGEPAASGFLLGFKDTLEIPWASSVRRFNRSSPNTLLYWSVLAFACEQGYATFDFGRSTPGEGTYRFKEQWGARPVQLYWHYWLDGGGALPEINPRNPKYRAAIACWKRLPVGLTTLLGPRIVKNLP, encoded by the coding sequence GTGGAGGTCCGCGCCGCGGTCGCCGACGACGCAGAGCGATGGGACTGCTATGTCGACGGGAGCCCCGCGGCGGCGGCCTACCACCGGTTCGGCTGGAAGGGCGTCGTCGAAAGGAGCTTCGGCCACAGGACGCACTACCTCCTCGCCGAAAGTGGGGGCGGCGTGGCGGGAGTGCTCCCGCTGGTTCGGCTCAAGAGCAGGCTCTTCGGCAACTTCCTGGTGTCGATGCCGTTCGTCACCTACGGTGGCGTCTGCGCCGACGACCAGGAGGCGAGGGTCGCACTGCTCCGGGAGGCTGTGAACATCGCCCGGCGGGAGAACGCCTCTCACATCGAGCTGCGGCACAGGGAACCGCTCGACCTCGGGCTGCCGGCCAAGACTGCAAAAGTGTCGATGCACCTCGGGCTCCCCGACAGCGCCGACCACCTGCTGAAGTCTTTCGACGCGAAACTCAGGAGCCAGATCCGCAGGCCGGCAAAGGACGGGATGACGGTCCGCTCCGGCCGCGCCGACGAGTTGGACGCCTTCTACGACGTATTTGCGGCCAACATGCGCGACCTGGGAACCCCGGTCTATGCGAAGGACTTCTTCAGGAACATCCTCGAGGAGTTCCCCGACAGCACCTGGATCCGTACGGTCTACACCAGGGACGGGGAGCCGGCGGCGTCGGGCTTTCTTCTCGGCTTCAAGGACACCCTGGAGATACCCTGGGCCTCCTCCGTGCGGCGGTTCAACAGGAGCAGCCCGAACACCCTTCTCTACTGGAGCGTCCTGGCGTTCGCCTGCGAGCAGGGGTATGCAACGTTCGATTTCGGGCGCTCGACGCCGGGCGAGGGCACGTACCGTTTCAAGGAGCAATGGGGCGCCCGTCCCGTTCAGCTCTATTGGCATTACTGGCTCGACGGCGGCGGGGCGCTGCCCGAGATCAATCCGAGGAACCCGAAGTACCGGGCCGCCATTGCCTGTTGGAAGCGGCTCCCCGTGGGCCTCACCACGCTGCTGGGGCCGAGGATCGTGAAGAACTTGCCGTGA
- a CDS encoding acyl carrier protein yields the protein MSDAVQTQVVDVVVGTVGSGLKRETVTPETKLVGNVLDSMAVMNLIMSLEDHFGFSFRDEELSAEAFETVATLTALVRSKLA from the coding sequence ATGAGCGACGCCGTGCAGACACAGGTGGTGGACGTGGTCGTGGGCACCGTCGGGAGCGGGCTGAAGCGCGAGACGGTCACGCCCGAGACGAAGTTGGTCGGCAACGTGCTCGACTCCATGGCGGTCATGAACCTGATCATGTCCCTCGAAGATCATTTCGGATTTTCGTTCCGGGACGAAGAACTCTCCGCCGAGGCGTTCGAGACCGTCGCGACGTTGACAGCGCTCGTCAGGAGCAAGCTGGCCTAG
- a CDS encoding alpha/beta fold hydrolase, with translation MGESLEKIFFFRGSERRRLLGVLYRPPGGQSRATGIVYCHPFAEEQNMAHAVAVKACRSFSEQGFPVLRFDMSGSGDSEGTLEDVTVSSWMEDLQAAVKVLKAEANVDRVALWGLRLGGGLARLHACDDDSVHSLILWEPVLDLSLHIRQFLRRSTVSRIMANDAGGSAPVPTDGQFAKGHTMSVIGYPVAPALFDSFCAVGQQPLRCPTDRPTLVLSISLFDKPSATMAGMMGVLGSGAAVRCDHIEAEPFWDRYFRWECPAPIQHSLQWLGER, from the coding sequence ATGGGCGAGAGTCTGGAAAAGATCTTCTTCTTTCGGGGGAGCGAGCGCCGCCGGCTGCTCGGCGTTCTCTACCGGCCGCCCGGCGGCCAGTCCCGGGCCACGGGCATCGTGTACTGCCACCCGTTCGCCGAGGAACAGAACATGGCCCACGCCGTGGCGGTGAAGGCGTGCCGGTCGTTCAGCGAGCAGGGCTTCCCCGTGCTGCGGTTCGACATGAGCGGCTCCGGCGACAGCGAGGGGACGCTCGAGGACGTGACGGTCTCCTCTTGGATGGAGGACCTCCAGGCGGCGGTCAAGGTTCTCAAGGCCGAGGCGAACGTCGACCGGGTCGCGCTGTGGGGGCTCAGGCTCGGCGGCGGCCTGGCCCGGCTGCACGCGTGCGACGATGACTCCGTGCACTCGCTGATCTTGTGGGAGCCGGTGCTCGATCTCTCCCTCCACATCAGGCAGTTCCTGCGCAGGAGCACGGTTTCGAGAATCATGGCAAACGATGCCGGGGGGAGCGCTCCCGTTCCGACCGACGGTCAGTTCGCCAAGGGGCATACGATGTCGGTCATCGGCTACCCGGTCGCGCCGGCATTGTTCGACAGCTTCTGTGCCGTCGGGCAACAGCCCCTGCGCTGTCCGACCGACCGGCCGACCCTGGTCCTTTCAATCTCGTTGTTCGACAAACCGAGCGCGACGATGGCGGGGATGATGGGCGTCCTCGGTTCAGGCGCCGCCGTCCGGTGCGATCACATCGAGGCGGAACCGTTCTGGGACCGCTATTTCCGCTGGGAGTGCCCCGCGCCGATTCAGCACTCCCTGCAGTGGCTCGGGGAACGGTAG
- a CDS encoding hydrolase 1, exosortase A system-associated, producing the protein MEQPVQFSANGRQLFGILHIPDGPASPVDTVVMVTGGPQTRYGSHRLYVLLARYLCERGVAVLRFDYEGMGDSEGEFVGAAGAAGSIEAALAYIDSAVVNRGRKIVWSLCDGASASAHFVAVRPRAADGAVLCNPYIQKELVQYRRHYYKRRLLQRDFWRDLLRVRVNVAGALLEVLTILRTGVSQRIRKLLAARSWTNEPFSLDSLLLSLQNIEVPTWCVLSAHDDVAQEFLEGISSGFGKTVVEKNPNIRITTIAAADHTFSLPGNSAALNAATVAALQAMGCRTLS; encoded by the coding sequence ATGGAGCAGCCGGTTCAGTTCTCGGCCAACGGCAGGCAGTTGTTCGGCATCCTTCACATCCCCGACGGACCCGCCTCCCCGGTCGACACGGTCGTCATGGTGACCGGGGGACCGCAGACGAGGTACGGCAGCCACAGGTTGTACGTGCTCCTCGCGAGGTACCTCTGCGAACGCGGCGTGGCGGTCCTGCGATTCGACTACGAGGGCATGGGGGACAGCGAGGGGGAATTCGTTGGGGCCGCCGGCGCGGCCGGTTCGATCGAGGCGGCCCTTGCCTACATCGACTCGGCGGTCGTCAACCGCGGCCGGAAGATCGTCTGGTCGCTGTGCGACGGCGCCTCCGCAAGCGCGCACTTCGTTGCTGTGCGCCCCCGGGCGGCGGATGGGGCGGTTCTCTGCAACCCCTATATCCAGAAGGAACTCGTTCAGTATCGCCGGCATTACTACAAGCGGAGATTGCTGCAGAGGGACTTCTGGCGCGACCTGCTGAGAGTCAGGGTGAACGTCGCGGGTGCCTTGTTGGAGGTGTTGACCATTCTTCGCACGGGTGTGTCTCAGCGCATCCGCAAACTGCTTGCCGCAAGGAGCTGGACGAACGAGCCCTTCTCCCTGGATTCGCTGCTCCTGAGCCTGCAGAACATCGAGGTTCCGACGTGGTGCGTGCTCAGCGCGCACGATGACGTGGCCCAGGAGTTTCTCGAAGGGATCTCGTCCGGATTCGGGAAGACGGTGGTCGAAAAGAACCCGAACATACGCATCACCACGATTGCGGCGGCCGATCACACGTTCAGTCTGCCCGGAAACAGCGCTGCCCTGAACGCCGCCACCGTTGCGGCGCTTCAGGCGATGGGATGTCGAACCCTCTCGTGA
- a CDS encoding acyl-CoA ligase (AMP-forming), exosortase A system-associated, with translation MRRFRRWDVEPSRERPGRCEEMANHRGFRMPVIRVVGDLAIHAGEACPDKAAAFMRDDSITYADVLERSLRLGDFLSRTGVAKGDRVCLFLEKRFEKVIAIFGTALAGAVVVPIRRLSRPAQVLHVLGDSGAKVLITTAAGVASLGNLPDGATGLETVVSIGKVPDAGLPARLRLVEWDDVMRNAACPGPRARVTDRDLAAILYTSGSTGKPKGVVLSHLNVIAGTQKVSEYLGINPDDRLLSILSFGFDYGLNQLTTAFFNRAQIVLLDHLFPQDILNAVAKHRVTGLAAVAATWIQLVQASWESTAMPRLRYVTNSGGAIPPRIVQEIRRRLPRTKMFLMYGLTEAFRSTYLDPDLVDQYPGSIGKAIPGEEVMVLDASGEPVGPNEVGELVHRGVLVAQGYWNDPELTGRRFRDNPRQPGEVPLREKVVYSGDRVRVDEQGYLYFVGRDDDMIKCAGNRISPTEVEDVLYRCHGVAEAVAFGIPHETYGQTVYAVIALTGEGTVAIADVLKHCREQLPPYMVPSGIEVRQSLARNDNGKIDRSGIQREVRSRAATVGAR, from the coding sequence TTGCGGCGCTTCAGGCGATGGGATGTCGAACCCTCTCGTGAACGGCCGGGCCGCTGTGAAGAGATGGCGAACCACCGAGGCTTCCGGATGCCGGTGATCAGGGTCGTCGGCGATCTGGCGATACACGCCGGCGAGGCGTGCCCGGACAAGGCCGCAGCGTTCATGCGCGACGACAGCATCACCTACGCGGACGTCCTCGAGCGCAGCCTCAGGCTCGGCGACTTCCTCAGTCGGACGGGCGTCGCGAAGGGCGACAGGGTGTGCTTGTTCCTCGAGAAGCGCTTCGAGAAGGTGATCGCCATCTTCGGGACTGCCCTTGCCGGCGCAGTGGTCGTCCCGATCAGGCGTCTTTCCAGACCCGCACAGGTGCTGCACGTTCTCGGGGACTCCGGGGCGAAGGTGCTCATCACGACCGCTGCCGGCGTCGCGAGTCTCGGGAACCTGCCCGATGGCGCCACCGGCCTCGAGACCGTCGTCAGCATCGGCAAGGTCCCGGATGCCGGGCTTCCCGCCAGGCTCCGGCTCGTCGAATGGGACGACGTCATGCGAAACGCAGCGTGCCCGGGACCGCGGGCGCGCGTGACCGACCGGGACCTTGCCGCGATCCTGTACACGTCCGGCTCGACCGGCAAGCCGAAGGGTGTCGTGCTCAGCCACTTGAACGTCATTGCGGGGACCCAGAAGGTCTCGGAGTATCTGGGGATCAACCCGGACGACCGCCTGCTGAGCATTCTGTCGTTCGGGTTCGACTACGGGTTGAACCAACTGACCACGGCCTTCTTCAACCGGGCGCAGATCGTCTTGCTCGACCATCTCTTTCCGCAGGACATCCTGAATGCGGTCGCGAAGCACCGAGTGACGGGACTGGCGGCGGTGGCGGCGACCTGGATCCAGCTGGTGCAGGCGTCTTGGGAGTCGACCGCGATGCCCCGGCTGCGATACGTCACGAATTCCGGCGGCGCGATACCGCCCCGGATTGTCCAGGAGATCCGGAGGCGCCTCCCGCGGACCAAGATGTTCCTGATGTACGGCCTCACGGAGGCCTTCCGCTCGACGTATCTCGATCCGGACCTCGTCGACCAATACCCGGGCTCCATCGGCAAGGCGATCCCGGGGGAGGAAGTGATGGTCCTCGACGCGAGCGGCGAGCCTGTCGGACCCAACGAGGTCGGCGAACTGGTCCACCGGGGTGTCCTCGTGGCGCAGGGCTACTGGAATGACCCGGAGCTGACAGGCCGCAGGTTTCGCGACAACCCGCGGCAACCCGGCGAGGTGCCGCTGCGCGAAAAGGTGGTGTACTCCGGGGACCGGGTCAGAGTCGATGAACAGGGATATTTGTATTTCGTCGGCAGGGACGACGACATGATCAAGTGCGCGGGCAACAGGATCAGCCCGACGGAAGTGGAAGACGTCCTCTACCGGTGTCACGGCGTCGCCGAGGCCGTGGCCTTCGGCATTCCGCACGAAACGTACGGCCAGACCGTCTATGCGGTGATCGCCCTGACCGGCGAAGGCACCGTCGCGATCGCCGACGTGCTGAAGCACTGCAGGGAGCAGCTGCCGCCCTACATGGTGCCGAGCGGGATCGAGGTCCGACAGAGCCTTGCAAGAAACGACAACGGCAAGATCGACCGGTCCGGGATCCAAAGAGAAGTCCGATCACGCGCCGCGACCGTGGGAGCCCGATGA
- a CDS encoding type III PLP-dependent enzyme → MYSREAMVARRNSLREALPGDVRILYAVKANPHPELLSLMGELYDGFDVSSLGEIRKALDAGVSAARLSFAGPGKLREELDFAVGAGVGSISVESRDEIEAVRDICRCQGRMANIMVRVNPIFSLAQSGMGMGGPRQFGIDADQVPPVLDDIRGDRHLNFQGIHVFSGSQNLSAAVLAEHFANIVRYALDICAEKGMPLAAVNAGGGFGIPYFAGDTDLDLGAVGTAIGATIAEEKARLGKTTITLELGRYLVGECGVYLCRVLYRKVSQGTVFLVLDGGMHHHLAASGNLGQGLRRRPMPVVTANDLDGAGEKVTLVGPLCTPLDTFGTVEIPRADVGDLVAVMNSGAYGLSASPVNFLSRRPPVEALV, encoded by the coding sequence GTGTACAGCCGCGAGGCCATGGTCGCCCGGCGGAACAGCCTCCGGGAGGCGCTGCCCGGGGACGTTCGCATTCTCTACGCGGTGAAGGCAAACCCCCACCCGGAGCTGCTCAGCCTGATGGGGGAGCTGTACGACGGCTTCGACGTGTCTTCGCTTGGCGAGATCCGGAAGGCGCTTGACGCGGGCGTGTCGGCCGCGCGGCTGAGCTTTGCGGGTCCCGGGAAGCTCAGGGAGGAACTCGATTTCGCCGTCGGCGCGGGTGTCGGGAGCATCAGCGTCGAAAGCCGCGATGAGATCGAGGCGGTACGGGACATCTGCCGGTGCCAGGGCAGGATGGCCAACATCATGGTCCGCGTCAATCCCATCTTCAGCCTGGCGCAGTCGGGGATGGGCATGGGCGGGCCACGCCAGTTCGGGATAGACGCCGATCAGGTTCCGCCCGTGCTCGATGACATTCGGGGCGACCGCCACCTGAACTTTCAGGGCATCCACGTCTTCTCCGGATCGCAGAACCTCAGCGCGGCCGTCCTCGCCGAACACTTCGCCAATATCGTCCGCTATGCCCTCGATATCTGCGCGGAGAAGGGCATGCCGCTCGCTGCGGTCAATGCCGGCGGAGGCTTCGGCATTCCCTACTTCGCGGGCGACACCGACCTCGACCTCGGCGCGGTCGGGACGGCTATCGGAGCCACGATCGCCGAGGAGAAGGCGCGGTTGGGGAAGACGACGATCACCCTGGAACTGGGCAGGTATCTCGTCGGGGAATGCGGCGTCTATCTCTGCCGGGTGCTCTACCGCAAGGTGTCGCAAGGCACGGTGTTCCTTGTCCTCGATGGCGGCATGCACCACCACCTCGCCGCGTCGGGCAACCTGGGCCAGGGCCTCCGGCGGCGGCCGATGCCCGTCGTGACCGCGAACGACCTGGATGGCGCGGGGGAGAAAGTGACGCTCGTCGGCCCGCTCTGCACCCCATTGGATACCTTCGGGACCGTGGAGATCCCGCGCGCGGACGTCGGGGACCTGGTGGCCGTGATGAATTCCGGCGCGTACGGGCTGTCGGCCAGCCCGGTCAACTTCCTGAGCCGCAGGCCTCCTGTGGAGGCGCTCGTCTGA
- a CDS encoding GNAT family N-acetyltransferase, giving the protein MISTRTVTDPAEIERWVPACSELARTTQASLCSQYLDVPLLWWKSFANGSGQDTYTVRGANFLGTRSWLEDMFVILAFAGDELLGALPLASQSVKVRGRAVPRRVVTLPGDFQLIPYMDLTVAAGRRREVIGALLDTAIDGLGDDDLLMLQYLPETSPHLEEIAAHLRAKAPAGVRYTVATTGRRGGVWPWNLEIIVSCLRQLRARVTTADLRGHLDGLLEALGSCPSTSLILPQTRRTFEEKIRDALDCVSADVGPGDATRVLQSHLADAPDYYGRISLPKDEDTYRASLGKDTRRYFQRYGQAFREAGGSFEKIASERVTERDVDDYLALHDSRWRGDSAVLKNERLYRFHRDLCARLAAKGFLSLFFAVYRGARIAVHSCIDICGRREGYMIGRDPGFEETRAGRLLYFETIRDAIASGYRTYEMGRVWFAYKASFTRESALTRNVFVSKAGTAPDLNGIFGGYECMLAVSEA; this is encoded by the coding sequence ATGATCTCCACGAGGACCGTGACCGATCCGGCAGAGATCGAGCGCTGGGTCCCGGCTTGTTCGGAGCTGGCGAGGACTACCCAAGCCTCCCTGTGTTCTCAGTACCTGGATGTCCCGCTGCTCTGGTGGAAGAGTTTCGCGAACGGAAGCGGGCAGGACACCTACACGGTTCGGGGCGCCAACTTCCTCGGGACGCGCAGTTGGCTCGAAGACATGTTCGTGATACTGGCGTTCGCGGGCGACGAGCTCCTCGGAGCGCTGCCGCTCGCCTCGCAGTCGGTGAAGGTGCGCGGCCGTGCCGTGCCGCGGCGCGTCGTCACGCTTCCGGGAGACTTCCAGTTGATCCCCTACATGGACCTGACGGTCGCCGCGGGCAGGCGGCGGGAGGTCATAGGGGCGCTCCTCGACACCGCGATCGACGGGCTGGGCGACGACGACCTGCTGATGCTGCAGTACCTCCCTGAAACGTCCCCGCACCTCGAGGAGATTGCCGCTCACTTGCGCGCGAAGGCGCCCGCCGGGGTTCGCTACACCGTTGCGACGACGGGGCGCAGGGGCGGCGTCTGGCCATGGAACCTGGAAATCATCGTTTCCTGCCTGAGGCAGCTGCGCGCCAGGGTGACAACGGCCGACCTCCGCGGGCATTTGGACGGGCTGCTCGAGGCGCTCGGCTCATGCCCCAGCACGTCGCTGATCCTCCCCCAGACAAGGAGGACCTTCGAAGAGAAGATTCGTGACGCCCTGGATTGCGTCAGCGCGGACGTCGGTCCGGGCGACGCGACGAGGGTTCTCCAATCTCACCTTGCGGATGCGCCGGATTACTACGGGCGCATCTCCTTGCCGAAGGACGAGGACACGTACCGGGCGTCGCTCGGCAAGGATACACGACGGTATTTCCAGCGCTATGGCCAGGCATTCCGCGAAGCCGGGGGCTCCTTCGAGAAGATCGCGTCCGAGCGCGTGACCGAGCGTGACGTCGACGACTACCTGGCCCTGCACGACAGCCGCTGGCGCGGCGACTCCGCCGTCTTGAAGAACGAGCGCTTGTATCGATTCCATCGCGATCTGTGCGCCCGGCTTGCAGCCAAAGGATTTCTCTCGCTCTTCTTCGCCGTGTATCGCGGCGCGAGGATTGCCGTTCACTCCTGCATCGACATCTGCGGGCGGCGCGAGGGCTACATGATCGGCAGGGACCCGGGCTTCGAGGAAACGAGGGCCGGCCGCCTGCTGTATTTTGAGACGATTCGGGACGCCATCGCCAGCGGGTATCGCACCTACGAGATGGGGCGGGTCTGGTTTGCCTACAAGGCGAGTTTCACCAGGGAGAGCGCCTTGACCAGGAACGTCTTCGTTTCGAAAGCGGGAACCGCACCCGATCTCAACGGGATATTTGGCGGCTACGAATGCATGCTGGCGGTGAGCGAGGCGTGA
- a CDS encoding glycosyltransferase family A protein encodes MTGSGVSVIMPTFNRAQFIPRAIASCLGQLEEGDELIIVDDGSTDETERVVAEFRNRCRYIKSENRGAGRARNIGLDAASGSLVGFIDSDDEWTPGKLKIQREFMRRMPEVAYCFSDFRVVEEATGREHGAGVVAWSLDRRPWEQILGAGRPVSSVMDLPRGVPDFSFHVGSMYLNELSANYINVNTLLVRRGARTRDVRFAEDTPTYEDWEYFGALSGRGAGAYLDVETACQHNHGGQRLTDAHITECARARVRIMQRVWGSDRSFLADNGRIYQKVLDEQNLLAAKGLLARGEVAAAKAHLRSMERPPVVYRLISRLPDATVRGLTRTYKCSKGWLST; translated from the coding sequence ATGACCGGAAGCGGCGTGAGCGTGATCATGCCCACGTTCAACAGGGCGCAGTTCATCCCACGGGCCATCGCATCGTGCCTCGGTCAGCTCGAGGAAGGCGACGAGCTGATCATTGTCGATGATGGGTCCACGGATGAAACGGAGAGAGTGGTTGCGGAGTTCCGGAACCGATGTCGTTACATCAAGAGCGAGAACCGCGGGGCCGGGAGAGCGAGGAACATCGGGCTCGACGCGGCAAGCGGCAGCCTCGTGGGTTTCATTGACTCCGACGACGAGTGGACACCCGGCAAGTTGAAGATTCAACGCGAGTTCATGCGCCGAATGCCAGAGGTTGCGTACTGCTTCAGCGACTTTCGTGTTGTGGAGGAAGCGACGGGGCGCGAGCACGGAGCCGGCGTGGTGGCATGGTCGCTCGACCGCCGGCCTTGGGAGCAGATTCTCGGCGCGGGAAGGCCGGTCTCGTCGGTGATGGACCTCCCGCGGGGGGTGCCCGACTTCAGCTTCCATGTCGGCAGCATGTATCTGAACGAGTTGTCCGCCAACTACATCAACGTAAACACCCTGCTCGTGCGAAGGGGCGCGAGGACCAGGGACGTTCGTTTCGCCGAGGATACGCCGACCTACGAGGACTGGGAGTACTTCGGGGCGCTCTCGGGGCGGGGCGCGGGGGCCTATCTCGACGTCGAGACTGCGTGCCAGCACAATCACGGCGGGCAACGGCTCACCGACGCCCACATCACGGAATGCGCGCGTGCCCGCGTCCGGATCATGCAGAGAGTCTGGGGCAGCGACCGCAGTTTCCTGGCGGACAATGGGCGAATCTACCAGAAGGTCCTGGACGAGCAGAACCTCCTCGCGGCGAAGGGCCTCCTGGCGCGAGGCGAAGTCGCCGCGGCGAAAGCGCACCTTCGCTCGATGGAGCGGCCGCCCGTTGTGTATCGACTGATTTCCCGGTTGCCGGACGCGACGGTGCGTGGGCTGACGCGCACCTACAAGTGCTCCAAGGGGTGGCTGTCCACGTGA
- the xrtW gene encoding exosortase W, giving the protein MSDDLRRAKVAALAVVAAYLATVAPVLVGLVHTWLSQDEYAHGFLIPLISGYLVYSQRERLRSIGIRPMPVVGLAALVVGCLVFLLGQRGGIVTVERISVILMLMASILLLLGYEFFRALLLPLLYLFFMIPILDLSANAIHWPFQLVTATIAAKALALFGVPVLQSQQYLHLPSITLEVANLCSGARFFISIVAIGIPLAYFTQRTFLRRAALLGFAILISIVTNGVRVTLIGVWAYYFNTTADIHGPAHVLQGLFVSVVGYVVLFAVAIAYSESRPREAGSAKAGFSAKPTNGRINEVVRASAAALVALGFVFVYAYVVPLRDVAEPNAGNRLSPSFGTWDIRSAESSQMLPGADHELNVTYRSEDGRSVGVYRGYFASQRQGKECIESGSKWGAQRGELLRLRLPEGGTAEVNAATYIDGSQEYLALYWYELDGRTFARRGEVKLRTALNGVLRNRNNGAVVVVYRHIDNAGERAPATAELSDFVSRSGLLRARAGETS; this is encoded by the coding sequence GTGAGCGACGATCTGCGGCGGGCGAAGGTGGCGGCTCTCGCCGTTGTAGCGGCGTATCTGGCGACCGTTGCACCGGTTCTCGTCGGCCTGGTGCATACGTGGCTGAGCCAGGACGAGTATGCGCACGGTTTCCTGATCCCCTTGATCAGCGGCTACCTCGTCTACTCTCAGCGGGAGCGGCTGCGGTCGATCGGCATCAGGCCAATGCCGGTGGTCGGACTTGCCGCCCTTGTTGTCGGCTGCCTGGTCTTCCTGCTCGGACAACGGGGCGGCATCGTGACGGTGGAGCGCATCTCTGTCATCCTGATGCTCATGGCGTCGATCCTGCTGCTTCTCGGGTATGAGTTCTTCCGCGCGCTTCTTCTGCCGCTTCTGTACCTGTTCTTCATGATCCCGATTCTCGATCTCTCCGCCAATGCGATCCACTGGCCGTTCCAACTGGTCACCGCGACGATCGCCGCAAAGGCTCTCGCATTGTTCGGGGTCCCCGTCTTGCAGTCGCAGCAGTACCTGCACTTGCCAAGCATCACGCTGGAAGTGGCGAATCTCTGCAGCGGCGCTCGGTTCTTCATCTCGATCGTCGCCATCGGCATTCCCCTGGCATACTTCACACAGCGGACCTTCCTGCGCCGGGCGGCCCTTCTGGGGTTTGCGATCTTGATCAGCATCGTCACCAACGGCGTCCGGGTCACCCTGATCGGGGTCTGGGCGTACTACTTCAATACGACCGCCGATATTCACGGGCCGGCCCACGTTCTGCAAGGGCTCTTTGTCTCCGTCGTTGGGTACGTGGTCCTCTTCGCGGTGGCGATTGCGTATTCCGAGAGCCGCCCGCGAGAAGCCGGTTCGGCGAAGGCCGGGTTCAGCGCAAAGCCGACGAACGGCCGCATCAACGAGGTGGTCAGGGCAAGTGCCGCTGCCCTGGTTGCTCTTGGCTTCGTCTTCGTCTACGCCTACGTGGTTCCCCTGCGCGACGTTGCTGAGCCGAATGCCGGCAACCGACTGTCCCCGTCCTTCGGCACCTGGGATATCCGCAGCGCAGAAAGCAGTCAGATGTTGCCGGGGGCCGACCATGAACTAAACGTCACGTATCGCAGCGAAGACGGGAGGAGCGTCGGTGTCTATCGGGGGTATTTCGCCTCCCAGAGGCAGGGGAAGGAATGCATCGAATCCGGGTCCAAGTGGGGCGCGCAGCGCGGCGAACTGTTGCGGCTTCGCCTGCCGGAAGGAGGAACCGCCGAGGTCAATGCGGCAACGTACATCGACGGGTCCCAGGAGTATCTCGCGCTGTACTGGTACGAGCTGGACGGCCGGACATTTGCCCGGAGAGGCGAGGTCAAGCTTCGGACGGCGCTCAACGGGGTGCTGCGCAACAGAAACAACGGCGCGGTCGTGGTCGTCTATCGTCACATCGACAATGCAGGGGAGCGCGCGCCGGCGACTGCGGAGCTCTCCGACTTTGTGAGCCGGTCGGGCCTCCTCCGCGCGCGGGCGGGTGAGACGTCATGA